One window from the genome of Carassius carassius chromosome 15, fCarCar2.1, whole genome shotgun sequence encodes:
- the LOC132158093 gene encoding cholecystokinin codes for MNTGICVCVLLAALSTSSCLSLPAVSEDGGQSDLGIVMEHTRHTRAAPSSGQLSLLSKAEDDEVPRSSLTELLARIISTKGTYRRSPSPKSKSMGNNHRIKDRDYLGWMDFGRRSAEEYEYSS; via the exons ATGAACActggaatctgtgtgtgtgtgctgctggcTGCCCTCTCCACCAGCAGTTGCCTTTCTCTCCCCGCAGTCTCAGAAGATGGGGGGCAGTCTGATCTCGGGATCGTAATGGAACACACACGCCACACCCGTGCAGCACCCTCAAGTGGACAACTCAGTCTGCTGTCCAAAGCAGAGGATGATGAAGTGCCCCGCAGCAGTTTGACTGAACTACTGGCCAGAATCATCTCCACCAAAG GTACATATCGCAGAAGCCCCTCTCCAAAAAGCAAGTCCATGGGCAACAATCACAGAATAAAGGACAGAGATTACTTGGGATGGATGGATTTTGGTCGACGGAGTGCAGAGGAGTATGAATACTCCTCATAA